The Brassica napus cultivar Da-Ae chromosome C7, Da-Ae, whole genome shotgun sequence genome has a segment encoding these proteins:
- the LOC106390356 gene encoding mitogen-activated protein kinase kinase kinase 5-like isoform X2 encodes MRWLPQISFSSLKPVASYSESPDPDRNLDRDRFHRRLFRFNRGRLTRQRKLRHLTDDDVLVQRPASTSSSSSPTVDVGLNRSPSAYTSGPRSPSAVPLPLPLPLPEGDSRNRNAVNVRGLEERNRDPGRVIADRASSGGPPLSSVAHDSRRASENSSCNNSPNTRNGYWVNIPTMSAPTSPYMSPVPSPQRKSTGHDLPFFNLPPKSNQAWSAPDMPFDTSGLPPPAFYDFTAFSTDNSPINSPQPRSPRRQIRSPQPSRPTSPLHPMLSPEHLAAPRDSVSSPLHPRMSTDVASGRSSNVHPLPLPPGAACPSPSAAASPVPYPQATLKQDSFPMNSQWKKGKLIGRGTFGSVYVASNSETGALCAMKEVELFPDDPKSAECIKQLEQEIKLLSNLQHPNIVQYFGSEIVEDRFFIYLEYVHPGSINKYIRDHGGGTMTESVVRNFTRHILSGLAYLHSKKTVHRDIKGANLLVDASGVVKLADFGMAKHLTGQRADLSLKGSPYWMAPELMQAVMQKDSNPDLAFAVDIWSLGCTIIEMFTGKPPWSEFEGAAAMFKVMRDSPPVPESMSPEGKEFLRLCFQRNPAERPTASMLLEHRFLKNSVQSTSPRNSDVSNCSHLLNGMNIKEPNTRREKPNFKLDQIPRARNVTSSESFFKRTSFSPVKVGSSNSTGLLI; translated from the exons ATGCGTTGGCTTCCACAAATCTCCTTCTCGTCTCTCAAACCCGTGGCTTCTTACTCTGAATCCCCGGATCCAGATCGCAATCTGGATCGAGATCGTTTCCATCGTCGTCTGTTTCGCTTCAACCGCGGGAGGCTCACGCGTCAGAGGAAGCTCCGTCACTTGACCGACGACGATGTTTTGGTACAACGCCCTGCttcaacatcttcttcttcttctcccaccgTCGACGTCGGGTTAAATCGATCTCCAAGCGCTTACACGTCGGGTCCCCGCTCCCCTTCCGCCGTTCCCTTACCGTTACCTCTGCCGTTACCAGAAGGAGACTCGAGGAATCGGAATGCGGTAAACGTTAGAGGATTGGAGGAGAGAAATCGAGATCCCGGTAGAGTTATTGCTGATCGCGCCTCCTCTGGTGGTCCTCCTCTCTCCAG CGTTGCACATGACTCGAGAAGAGCCTCGGAGAATTCTAGCTGTAACAATAGTCCGAATACTAGAAACGGTTATTGGGTGAACATACCAACCATGAGTGCTCCGACGAGTCCCTACATGAGTCCCGTCCCCAGCCCTCAAAGGAAGAGCACCGGCCACGATTTGCCCTTTTTTAATCTGCCTCCTAAGAGCAATCAAGCATGGTCAGCACCTGATATGCCCTTTGACACCTCTGGGCTTCCTCCTCCTGCGTTTTACGACTTCACCGCGTTTAGCACGGACAACTCTCCAATCAACAGCCCACAGCCTCGAAGTCCCCGCAGACAGATCAGAAGTCCACAACCGAGCAGACCAACTTCACCGTTGCACCCGATGCTATCGCCTGAGCATTTGGCTGCACCAAGGGATAGTGTTTCCTCGCCGTTGCATCCCAGGATGTCCACTGATGTTGCCAGTGGACGTAGCTCCAATGTTCATCCTTTGCCTCTTCCTCCTGGAGCTGCTTGTCCCTCTCCATCAGCTGCTGCTTCTCCTGTTCCGTACCCGCAGGCTACTCTCAAACAGGATTCGTTCCCGATGAATTCTCAGTGGAAGAAAGGGAAGCTAATAGGTCGTGGTACATTTGGAAGTGTTTATGTCGCCAGTAACAg TGAAACTGGAGCATTATGTGCGATGAAGGAAGTTGAGTTGTTTCCTGATGACCCCAAATCTGCAGAGTGTATAAAGCAATTAGAGCAG GAAATCAAACTTCTCAGTAACCTTCAACATCCAAACATTGTGCAGTATTTTGGTAGTGAGATA GTAGAAGATCGTTTCTTTATATACCTGGAATATGTTCACCCGGGTTCAATTAACAAATATATTCGAGACCATGGCGGCGGTACCATGACAGAATCTGTTGTTCGCAATTTTACTCGTCACATCTTGTCCGGGCTGGCTTATTTGCACAGCAAAAAGACAGTACATAG GGATATCAAAGGTGCTAATCTCCTTGTCGATGCCTCTGGTGTTGTCAAGCTTGCTGACTTCGGCATGGCTAAACAC CTTACCGGACAAAGAGCTGATCTTTCGCTGAAGGGAAGCCCGTACTGGATGGCACCAGAG CTCATGCAAGCTGTGATGCAAAAAGATAGCAACCCGGATCTCGCTTTTGCTGTTGATATATGGAGTTTAGGATGTACAATCATCGAGATGTTCACTGGAAAGCCTCCATGGAGTGAGTTTGAAGGG GCTGCAGCTATGTTCAAGGTGATGAGAGATAGCCCACCGGTACCTGAATCGATGTCACCGGAGGGCAAAGAGTTTCTAAGACTATGTTTTCAGAGAAACCCGGCAGAGCGACCAACCGCATCTATGTTGCTAGAACACCGGTTCCTTAAGAACTCTGTGCAATCAACCTCCCCACGTAACAGTGATGTGTCAAATTGCTCTCATTTACTTAACGGGATGAACATAAAG GAACCAAACACTAGGAGGGAGAAACCAAATTTCAAACTAGATCAAATTCCGCGCGCTAGAAACGTGACATCCTCAGAGAG cttcttcaaACGTACTTCTTTTTCTCCAGTGAAAGTTGGCAGCAGCAACAGTACCGGTCTCCTGATCTAA
- the LOC106392396 gene encoding LOB domain-containing protein 36 yields the protein MASSSSPCAACKFLRRKCTQECVFAPYFPPDNPQKFSYVHKVFGASNVAKLLNEIAANQREDAVNSLFYEAEARLRDPVYGCVGLISILQHRHKQLQQDLENAKKELAAYVGPQAMLPILQTYHHPQPHFMSIPPQPQRPSSSSSSASVLTQQQQLHHNLFPMMAIPTGQLYHQQQQNIFEAQQLAAVNAVAREQQQNELFRAFGAGGGCNTSPHHYHQNQPQVEVLRFDNGFDFVPTGSVTVTGFNQLSSSGTTVTGMSPSLALGGNFVDSPPTNDSYHTDQQLHHHHQKQQHHEAQLFIPTQSSQPLPLQTQETQTQSNSESGEGRRSIIDSSR from the coding sequence ATGGCGTCTTCAAGCTCTCCCTGCGCAGCTTGTAAGTTCCTAAGGAGAAAATGCACACAAGAATGTGTATTCGCTCCATATTTTCCTCCAGATAACCCTCAAAAATTCTCTTACGTTCACAAAGTCTTCGGTGCAAGTAATGTCGCTAAGCTTCTCAACGAGATTGCGGCTAACCAAAGAGAAGACGCTGTTAACTCTCTTTTCTACGAAGCCGAAGCTCGACTCCGCGACCCTGTTTACGGTTGCGTCGGTTTAATCTCGATTCTTCAACATCGGCATAAACAGCTTCAACAAGATCTTGAAAACGCCAAGAAAGAACTCGCTGCTTACGTTGGTCCTCAAGCTATGCTTCCTATTCTCCAAACGTATCATCATCCTCAACCGCATTTCATGTCTATACCGCCGCAGCCGCAGCGAccgtcttcctcctcttcttcagcGTCTGTGCTAACTCAGCAGCAGCAACTGCATCATAACTTGTTTCCAATGATGGCTATTCCAACTGGACAACTGTACCATCAGCAACAGCAAAATATTTTTGAGGCTCAGCAACTAGCGGCGGTTAATGCGGTTGCGAGAGAGCAGCAGCAGAATGAATTGTTTAGAGCGTTTGGAGCAGGAGGAGGATGTAACACTAGTCCACATCATTATCATCAAAACCAACCTCAAGTTGAggttttgaggtttgataatgGTTTTGACTTTGTACCGACCGGTTCAGTTACAGTAACCGGATTTAATCAATTAAGCTCCAGCGGTACAACGGTAACCGGAATGTCACCGTCTTTGGCTCTTGGTGGTAACTTTGTTGATAGTCCTCCCACGAATGATAGTTATCATACGGATCAGCAattacatcatcatcatcaaaagcAGCAACATCATGAGGCTCAGTTGTTCATACCTACACAATCTTCCCAACCGCTACCACTTCAAACGCAGGAGACTCAGACGCAGTCAAATTCAGAGAGCGGGGAGGGTAGAAGGAGTATCATTGATTCATCTCgttag
- the LOC106390382 gene encoding 50S ribosomal protein L25, whose product MAIWWRGLRSAAEAANLPAYSFGRSIRCLHQYETIQAIPREATGRRVSARDRTIGRIPAVVFTQSLLETDASKRGVSRKQLLTADRKQIKSIVDSVGLPFFCSTTFKLQVRAGQGSSSLVESGRVLPLKIHRDEESGKILNLVFVWANDGEQLKVDVPIVFKGLDDCPGLKKGGNLRSMRSTLKLLGPAEHIPSKIEVDVSKLDIADKVLMQEVEFHPSLKLLSKNETLPVCKIVATSPVKEPEAVQA is encoded by the exons ATGGCGATATGGTGGCGTGGCCTGAGATCCGCGGCGGAGGCAGCTAATCTGCCAGCATACTCATTCGGTCGATCGATTCGGTGTTTACATCAGTATGAGACGATTCAGGCGATACCACGAGAGGCTACGGGGCGAAGAGTATCGGCTCGAGATCGGACGATTGGCCGGATCCCCGCCGTGGTTTTCACTCAATCGCTTCTCGAGACTGACGCTTCGAAGCGGGGCGTTTCGAGGAAGCAGCTTTTGACGGCCGATAGAAAGCAGATCAAGTCCATTGTTGACTCTGTGGGCCTCCCGTTCTTCTGCTCGACCACTTTCAAGCTCCAGGTCAGAGCTGGTCAAGGTTCTTCGTCGCTGGTTGAGTCGGGTCGTGTACTTCCCCTCAAG ATTCATAGAGATGAAGAAAGTGGGAAGATACTTAATTTAGTCTTCGTGTGGGCTAATGATGGAGAGCAGCTGAAGGTTGATGTTCCAATTGTTTTCAAAGGATTAGATGATTGTCCCGGTCTTAAGAAAG GGGGAAATCTACGGTCAATGCGAAGCACTTTGAAGCTTCTAGGCCCAGCGGAACACATTCCATCGAAAATCGAAGTAGATGTGAGCAAACTTGACATAGCGGACAAAGTGTTGATGCAAGAAGTTGAATTCCATCCATCGTTGAAGCTGTTGAGCAAGAATGAAACCTTGCCTGTGTGTAAGATTGTTGCCACAAGTCCGGTCAAAGAACCAGAAGCTGTTCAAGCATAG
- the LOC106390356 gene encoding mitogen-activated protein kinase kinase kinase 5-like isoform X1 yields the protein MRWLPQISFSSLKPVASYSESPDPDRNLDRDRFHRRLFRFNRGRLTRQRKLRHLTDDDVLVQRPASTSSSSSPTVDVGLNRSPSAYTSGPRSPSAVPLPLPLPLPEGDSRNRNAVNVRGLEERNRDPGRVIADRASSGGPPLSSVAHDSRRASENSSCNNSPNTRNGYWVNIPTMSAPTSPYMSPVPSPQRKSTGHDLPFFNLPPKSNQAWSAPDMPFDTSGLPPPAFYDFTAFSTDNSPINSPQPRSPRRQIRSPQPSRPTSPLHPMLSPEHLAAPRDSVSSPLHPRMSTDVASGRSSNVHPLPLPPGAACPSPSAAASPVPYPQATLKQDSFPMNSQWKKGKLIGRGTFGSVYVASNSETGALCAMKEVELFPDDPKSAECIKQLEQEIKLLSNLQHPNIVQYFGSEIVEDRFFIYLEYVHPGSINKYIRDHGGGTMTESVVRNFTRHILSGLAYLHSKKTVHRDIKGANLLVDASGVVKLADFGMAKHLTGQRADLSLKGSPYWMAPELMQAVMQKDSNPDLAFAVDIWSLGCTIIEMFTGKPPWSEFEGAAAMFKVMRDSPPVPESMSPEGKEFLRLCFQRNPAERPTASMLLEHRFLKNSVQSTSPRNSDVSNCSHLLNGMNIKEPNTRREKPNFKLDQIPRARNVTSSESESWQQQQYRSPDLTGTVPRLSPRSTLEAIPSPSPSSQRPKPSTERRRICIPSDQV from the exons ATGCGTTGGCTTCCACAAATCTCCTTCTCGTCTCTCAAACCCGTGGCTTCTTACTCTGAATCCCCGGATCCAGATCGCAATCTGGATCGAGATCGTTTCCATCGTCGTCTGTTTCGCTTCAACCGCGGGAGGCTCACGCGTCAGAGGAAGCTCCGTCACTTGACCGACGACGATGTTTTGGTACAACGCCCTGCttcaacatcttcttcttcttctcccaccgTCGACGTCGGGTTAAATCGATCTCCAAGCGCTTACACGTCGGGTCCCCGCTCCCCTTCCGCCGTTCCCTTACCGTTACCTCTGCCGTTACCAGAAGGAGACTCGAGGAATCGGAATGCGGTAAACGTTAGAGGATTGGAGGAGAGAAATCGAGATCCCGGTAGAGTTATTGCTGATCGCGCCTCCTCTGGTGGTCCTCCTCTCTCCAG CGTTGCACATGACTCGAGAAGAGCCTCGGAGAATTCTAGCTGTAACAATAGTCCGAATACTAGAAACGGTTATTGGGTGAACATACCAACCATGAGTGCTCCGACGAGTCCCTACATGAGTCCCGTCCCCAGCCCTCAAAGGAAGAGCACCGGCCACGATTTGCCCTTTTTTAATCTGCCTCCTAAGAGCAATCAAGCATGGTCAGCACCTGATATGCCCTTTGACACCTCTGGGCTTCCTCCTCCTGCGTTTTACGACTTCACCGCGTTTAGCACGGACAACTCTCCAATCAACAGCCCACAGCCTCGAAGTCCCCGCAGACAGATCAGAAGTCCACAACCGAGCAGACCAACTTCACCGTTGCACCCGATGCTATCGCCTGAGCATTTGGCTGCACCAAGGGATAGTGTTTCCTCGCCGTTGCATCCCAGGATGTCCACTGATGTTGCCAGTGGACGTAGCTCCAATGTTCATCCTTTGCCTCTTCCTCCTGGAGCTGCTTGTCCCTCTCCATCAGCTGCTGCTTCTCCTGTTCCGTACCCGCAGGCTACTCTCAAACAGGATTCGTTCCCGATGAATTCTCAGTGGAAGAAAGGGAAGCTAATAGGTCGTGGTACATTTGGAAGTGTTTATGTCGCCAGTAACAg TGAAACTGGAGCATTATGTGCGATGAAGGAAGTTGAGTTGTTTCCTGATGACCCCAAATCTGCAGAGTGTATAAAGCAATTAGAGCAG GAAATCAAACTTCTCAGTAACCTTCAACATCCAAACATTGTGCAGTATTTTGGTAGTGAGATA GTAGAAGATCGTTTCTTTATATACCTGGAATATGTTCACCCGGGTTCAATTAACAAATATATTCGAGACCATGGCGGCGGTACCATGACAGAATCTGTTGTTCGCAATTTTACTCGTCACATCTTGTCCGGGCTGGCTTATTTGCACAGCAAAAAGACAGTACATAG GGATATCAAAGGTGCTAATCTCCTTGTCGATGCCTCTGGTGTTGTCAAGCTTGCTGACTTCGGCATGGCTAAACAC CTTACCGGACAAAGAGCTGATCTTTCGCTGAAGGGAAGCCCGTACTGGATGGCACCAGAG CTCATGCAAGCTGTGATGCAAAAAGATAGCAACCCGGATCTCGCTTTTGCTGTTGATATATGGAGTTTAGGATGTACAATCATCGAGATGTTCACTGGAAAGCCTCCATGGAGTGAGTTTGAAGGG GCTGCAGCTATGTTCAAGGTGATGAGAGATAGCCCACCGGTACCTGAATCGATGTCACCGGAGGGCAAAGAGTTTCTAAGACTATGTTTTCAGAGAAACCCGGCAGAGCGACCAACCGCATCTATGTTGCTAGAACACCGGTTCCTTAAGAACTCTGTGCAATCAACCTCCCCACGTAACAGTGATGTGTCAAATTGCTCTCATTTACTTAACGGGATGAACATAAAG GAACCAAACACTAGGAGGGAGAAACCAAATTTCAAACTAGATCAAATTCCGCGCGCTAGAAACGTGACATCCTCAGAGAG TGAAAGTTGGCAGCAGCAACAGTACCGGTCTCCTGATCTAACCGGGACAGTGCCCCGTCTGTCCCCTCGATCCACTCTCGAGGCTATTCCGAGCCCGTCTCCATCATCCCAACGACCTAAGCCAAGCACTGAGCGAAGAAGAATCTGCATCCCTTCAGATCAAGTTTGA